From Enhydrobacter sp., the proteins below share one genomic window:
- the trxB gene encoding thioredoxin-disulfide reductase, translated as MAATHRSKVMILGSGPAGYTAAIYAARASLKPMLVQGIQPGGQLTITTDVENYPGFADVIQGPWLMEQMQKQAEHVGTQLFFDTIVDVDLSHRPFVCVGDSGDRYEADALIVATGATAKWLGLPSEESFRGGGVSACATCDGFFFRGKEVVVVGGGNTAVEEALYLTHHASKVTVVHRRDSFRAEKILQERLFRNPKVIVLWDHTVQEIVGEAKPAPLVKGVRVRNVKTGAERELATDGVFIAIGHSPNTELFKGKLAMDGEGYLITRPDSTATDVAGVYAAGDVQDKIFRQAVTAAGTGCMAALEAEKWLALQDTRVAQAAD; from the coding sequence ATGGCAGCAACACATCGCAGCAAGGTGATGATTCTGGGTTCCGGACCGGCCGGCTATACGGCCGCGATCTATGCCGCCCGGGCAAGTCTCAAGCCGATGCTGGTGCAAGGCATTCAGCCCGGCGGACAGCTCACCATCACCACCGACGTCGAGAATTATCCGGGCTTTGCCGACGTCATCCAGGGCCCCTGGCTGATGGAGCAGATGCAGAAGCAGGCCGAGCATGTCGGCACGCAGCTGTTCTTCGACACGATCGTCGATGTCGACCTGAGCCATCGGCCGTTCGTGTGCGTGGGCGATTCCGGAGACCGATACGAGGCCGATGCGCTGATCGTGGCGACCGGTGCCACCGCCAAATGGCTCGGCCTGCCGAGCGAGGAAAGCTTCCGAGGTGGCGGCGTTTCGGCCTGCGCGACGTGCGACGGCTTCTTCTTTCGTGGCAAGGAAGTGGTGGTCGTGGGCGGCGGCAACACCGCCGTCGAAGAAGCGCTCTACCTCACGCACCATGCCTCCAAGGTGACGGTCGTGCATCGGCGCGATTCGTTTCGCGCCGAAAAGATCCTCCAGGAGCGGCTGTTCAGGAACCCGAAGGTGATCGTGCTCTGGGACCATACGGTCCAGGAGATCGTCGGCGAGGCCAAGCCGGCGCCGCTCGTGAAGGGCGTACGCGTGCGCAACGTCAAGACCGGCGCCGAGCGCGAACTGGCGACCGACGGCGTGTTCATCGCCATCGGCCACTCGCCCAACACCGAGCTGTTCAAGGGCAAGCTCGCCATGGACGGCGAGGGCTATCTGATCACCCGGCCCGATTCGACGGCGACCGACGTGGCCGGTGTCTATGCGGCGGGCGACGTGCAGGACAAGATCTTCCGACAGGCCGTGACTGCGGCGGGCACCGGTTGCATGGCCGCGCTCGAAGCCGAGAAGTGGCTCGCCCTCCAGGACACGCGCGTCGCGCAGGCCGCCGATTGA